Genomic window (Balearica regulorum gibbericeps isolate bBalReg1 chromosome Z, bBalReg1.pri, whole genome shotgun sequence):
GTTACACAGCAGGTAAATGAGTAGGGAACAGACCCATATGCAGAAATCAATGTGTTTCCATCCTAAATCAATATTCCTTTATGTTCCCAAGCAGCAGTACTTACCCACAAACAGGCTATTTGCAATAACCAATTATAATCTTTAGGTAGCTAGCATATGGCATGCTGATATACCAAAATTATAAAACTTACCTagaaaaagcattcagaattAGGCAGatgcaaaatgtttcagaaggCTGTtccaaaattttcagaaattgaaTCTATTTGTCAGGCATCAAAAAATAACACGAGTCACTAGAAAATTAACATCACTGACTTGgaagaaacaatttaaattttctgataAATTATAAGCCATCAGCCTTAAGGAATAAAAgtgcaaaaatatatatacaagGTTTAGCACTTTCTTCTGGTTTATATCTCATGAATGTCTTGATGTTAACAGCATGTTCCTCTCATGTTAAGCCCTTATCTAAAACTCTGCCACAAGAAGATTATTTCTTAGCTTTCGTTCTAAGTTCTTATGGAGGCCAAGAACCAATTGTCATGAAAAACAGAGTTTTCAGCAGAGCCTGAACCTGTGTTGACAGGTGTTGACGGAAAAGGTGATTACTGGCATAGCTGGTCTCCTGTCTCTCTACTGCTGTTTTCCAGTTCAGAAGCAGCTGCAAATACATCAGTATTACCTGTGCAAATGCTATACACACAGAAAATCGCATTTATTGGAATTATTTGCAGCACATACTGTTACTGTAAAGTTTGAGATCCCTTAGGCAGGTTACTTTGTTCACTCTCTTTTAGGTGATGCAAATTCTTCCTTAATAAAATGCTTCATGTTAATTTTAGAACTACTCCATGAAGAGCCTTTACCCACACTGACAGACAGATGCAGAGCAGCATTGGTCCAGGGCAGGAATGGATGGTGCACCTGCTGACTTCATGATGAATCCCAGATTCAGTGTGTGTTCACTTCTCTTGACCATTCCTGCAAGCAAACCAAGCTTAGAAGACCACAGAGTGTGACATCCAAACCACTGTGGCTACAAGTAAGTCACAGCTCTTGAAATGCTCCTTCAGCTGGGgcaaattttgaattttaatgaaaagtttcTTGAATATGACTGAATATGATTCATGTTAAATGACTGACTGTTAGCAGGGTTTGTGCAGCTCTGAAGGTAGTTTGGATCTTTGTTCTGTAACATCAAATATGGCCAGTAATGTTACAGCAAACAAATTAAGGGGTGAGCTAGAAACTTTTGAATGGGATTTAAGATCTATCAGATATCAATTAAGTGCCCTCTCACAAAGCTTACTGGAAGTGGAGGAAACTTTAAGAAGTATTCAAGTAATGGTGAGGAACATACCCATCTTGAATTGCTCTTTCATCCACTCTAGCTTCTGTGCATATACGAAGCAATGGCAGTGAAGGATACGGTTCTTTGTTACTCCTGTTCAGATACAGCTTTCAGGATTGAAGTGACAATTTTTCCCATTGTACTAGGCTACCGTTTTCCCTACCAGGCCTTCTTTCTGTGCTCCTAGGGATAGTTTCTGAAGCTGAAGGTTGCATCCAGCTTTTTGAAAGtcctcaatttaaaaaaataaaaaataaaaaaatctgccagAAATACCAGTGCTGCTACAGCAAGAATCCAGGTTcaaagaggggagggaaatgctaccattttaaaaactggaagGAAAGCAATAAATCTATTTCTTCTGGCTTGCTGGAATTCAATGTTACTTACCAGCTAGTGGCctcatgttttttcctcctgtcttcACAGTATCTTGGGTTTGATTATTCCTTCTGCATTCGTAACATACCATAGAAACAGTTCACCACTTTAGTTGAAACAACGGTACTTAATGTACTGCCTGAAATCCTCGTTTTCTGCAGATGTAAAGTTGTCTAATATTAGGTTGAGGGGCAATTATATCAAATTTTAACTACATCAGCTGAAATGTGCGAGAAacaaatgtattatttctttaaatcagtGTTATCCTTGCACTGTGAGAGCTGCATAGTCTGTGAATTTTATCCTGTTTCAGTTAAAGGAGATTCTTCCCTTTGACTTTGAGGGTGGATGGGGCCCTGAATTTGAAACAGTGaatcagttttgaaaagatGCTATAAGGCTTTTGTTTGAATGAATGTATATATGTTAAAAAGGCTGCTGTGTTCTCATGCAGCAATGAAATTACGCAGAACGTGGACCATGTAAAAAAGCTTATATTTCATTAATGAGTCTGTTAGTGTCAATGTAGCTTATTTTTGTAGTAAGCAAAtaactttaattttcttgtttcaggACCAGAGCAATGGAATGTCTCTGGTGTTCCAAAATGTGCATTTGATAAGGATTGTTTGGCTCACAGCAAAGACAGCCTACCAGGAATgcaaaaatccacatttttgtctttttcagcCATGGGTGCTTGCTTTTATACGTGGCACAAGGAGACAGAAACTgcaatgatgatttttttttcttctggtactTTTTCCACTAAAGCATCATTAACTCTCTACAAATATATGGCTCATAATTCCAGTCATATGACTGAACATTGTATTTCCTGTATAACTCAATTAGTGTATTTATCCTTTCTAACTCTTGCTGGCACCTCAGTAGAAATGTGATGACACTGAGCATACCTGGCAGAGCAGAATCATCTGCCACTGCCAGGCAGGACTGCAGCATGAAAAGTCCCAGCAGAGAGAAGATGACTACTAACAGGAGGAAATTCTGGGTGTAATACCACTTGCGCATTGGTTTAGAAAAAGTTGATAAAAGgagatgaattttctttttcatgacgattttttcatttttatctgcattctctttttcttgtgaAGTTTACCTTGTAAATAGTGGGTATAAATTAATCCCTCTTGTTCAAGTGCATTCCTGCTGAAAGGGCTCCACCCATTTTAATTCTGCACCAAAAATTCTGCACTGACACGTGCTGGAGATTTGCAGTGCTGAGTCTCTCAAGCAGAAAGCCAGCAGGTATCACCTCACCCTCAAAACCAAGGAAAGGTGAAGGGAACATGAGTGAGTTGCAAAGTAGCTAGGGAAGGAGGTTTAGGAGGACATGAGGAGTGAGGGACATGATTAGAGGGAAGCTCCGTTATTCCCGATTTATCAGTCTTGTAAGCAATGGTGCTAATATTACCTATttaaaacatgcaagaaaataACAGGTAACAATAATACTGACAGCATCATCAAATGCTAACCAGAAGGTTAAATGAGCTTTGCAGGAGGAAGCAGTGTACATGAGGTTTTGAGAGCGCTGCCATGCCCAAAGCCGCcatgcacagctctgcagagtggGTATTTTACATCAGCGAACGACGGTAATTTTGACAGTCAGGCTACCACTGATTAGTGTCAGGTTTTTATTGCCtgacaggcaaaaaaaaaccccacataacAGCACTGCTCCCCAGACTCTGAGAACATCACCTATTTAGCAGTGGCATCCTGAACTCCTTCTAACATTGTCATCAGCCTACATCTGTCATCGCTGTGAGTACACAGAGGGGACCAAGCCGGCAACTGTTCTGCCATTCCGCCTAGAATGCTGTGGGGTTTATTCACACCTTCTCATTTTAACCTTATTCAGGTTCCCAGACATTCATGGTTTTGCTTGCTTCCTTTATGAAGCAGATGATAGATAAAAAGTTTGGCAGTAACTGCCACAGCTAGCCTTGCCAAGTCACCAAAAGCTTGTCTCTTACATCTGGTTATGTTTCAaaggtggtggtttgtttttattttttttctctgaagtgtcTTCCTAAATCAAATAACTGCTTTGGACTCTGCATTTAGTCTGTGTCATCTGTGCTAAAAATAGGGCATCTTTGGACATATTTCAAAGTGTTTAAAGAGCATTGCAGTACAGTTTACAAAGGCCGCAAGCTCATTAGATCCACTacctaaaatacaaaaaaagcatttgtttacTAAATCTGGTTCTGCAGAAGATTTTCTAACATGCCGGGGTTTGCACTGCCTGTGACCTAAAAGCACTACAGTTAGTACATCATTGCATTCTTCCGTGCTAGAAGTCAGGGCCAAATTACAGGCCAGTTTGGAGTTCCCAAACTTAGACTCTAACAGAAGAAAGGATGAGTGGGAAGACAGTATCTTAAACACTCAGAAGGAGGAGTGAAAATTATATCATGGTATCCTTTTCACTGCTAGGGAGCTTCCACCATGTTGTTTATAGATATTTTCAATTACAACACCAGCTATCTCCATTCAGGTAAAATTCCCTAGGGAGACTGATGGGATTtgatagaaaagaaattaaccTAGAATTACAGGGTATAATGCTCGTAATCTGTCTTTTGGCATGGAGTTGAGCCGGCAAGTTAAGGGCAAGCCTTTGACCAGATGTCTATACTCTTCTCCAACTAGATCCTTACAGTAAGCCTCCAGCTTAGACAAAGTAAAGTATCAAGATGCTGCTGTACCGGAGCCATCACTATTTCATCAGCGTAGTGGATAATACACTCCTTACATGGCTCTGAAGactctgaaggaggaaaaggagtttATGAGGACACAGAGGAGAGGatgtaattcagaaaataaaagaaaatatatactgAGAAAGGAATGGATGCTATTTTATCAGGACACAGAGCAGGACGgataaagcaaatacaaaaccaggaaaaatctTGCCTTCTGAAAGAATAagtaaagagatttttattttgcaattgtttcatatctttatttaatttcaaaggcTCCAGTACTGATTGGTTCTTCAGGACTTCGTAAGCTGGTTAAAAAGATATGCATTTTGGTTTGGTACTACAGGAATAAAGTCCCATCATGTGAAATCTCTTAGTCgcaatggcaattttttttctctcaccttGTTTCCCAAGCCATCTTTGAGATGGTTATCACTAAATAACAGATAATAACCAGCTAAACGGACTGTTACCAACTTTTCCTTTCATCATTTGGTGAAAAATCTGCACAAACTACATACAACAGtgccagcagaagaaaataccaCTTGTTTCGCTGAGACAGACGCATACTGCTAAATATAGATTTTACAGAACTGTTGGTTTCTAAGTTCATAGGACTCATTCCCACCACTTCTCAGCGGCTCTTTCTCATCCCCCATGTCATTGTCTTTCATCTGTGCAAAATAGGCAGGAGAAGCTTTGCATTCATAGTGCCTGTCAAGAGATTTCAGGTGGATCAACATATGAAGAGCATAGGCAAGAACCAGCAGCAGAATCAGGGACATAACCAATCCCATAAGTattgctggagagaaaaaggatgCACAGTCTTTTGCATAGGCAAAATGTCCTTCTTGAATGTTAAACCCTTGAATCTACGAAGAGAACAAAAGGGGTCAtattaaataaagtatttgctgTCTTGGTTACAACCAACTTCATGAATTTGCTCCTGAAGCCTgtaaaaatttttaatttaatatctgCTTATTGCAAAATTGTATCTATCAGTGCTAGCTGGAGTTAATGCTCAGAGTTTATCTGGGTCAGTCTTCTAGAAAATGCCACTTATTCTAATCCCCTTCACTTTGCTGCCCAAAGGATTTGCAGTTATGTTTTAAACTAAATCTTCTATGATCACTCTTGATAGCCCATAACATTTAATTGTAAGCATGGTACCTGCCAAGTTAATAGTACATATCCAGCATCATTTGCTGAGAATCTCCGGAGTCTGTTTCAAACTGCATAAACTTCAACACGACAAACAAGGAAATATTCTCAATTGCTTACCCTAATATTAGATTTTTCTCACCAGATCCAAGTGTGCAGTATATGGCAGTAAAAACTACATGAAGTTGCATTCAACTATGGCCAATACCAGTAAGTCTTACTTGTGGCTTCAGTTCTAATGTGAAGTTTACTACATTGGTATTCAGGAAATTGACTGCTCCACTAAATCAGCCATGGGCATTGATCACATGGTGAGAAAAGGGGGATTAGCTTTCTTCCTCAATCCCTTTTCAGCTACTCATGCCCTACCACTTACGTATCTAAAAGCAAGACATCCTAGTCCAGTTATCTTAGGGTTCCTCATTgccaaatgcagaaaaataggCACTTTCAGAAGATGATTAATCTCATCCTAAAATAAGGACTTAAGATGAATCAGAGGAATTATCCACTGGCTTTAGAGGCAGGCTGGGGTGACTATAATCAGGGCACGAGGTTAAAATTACTAGGCATCAAAAATTAAGTCCCATACTTGGTGACTGATGCTGTTATTGATGCTGGATTTTAAAGCCCAGCTCAGAGAGAGGTAACGCTGAAAGTTAAATTCACTCCCCACACTGAAGGGAAACTCAAGCAACAGATGACAGAAAATGTATAAAGCccttcatttcctttcacagGAAGATAAGTATAATAATTTAAGTCTTCGTTTCTGTTTCAAGTTCCATAGAGATCCTGCAAACTGGACATGGAAGCTCATTATACTTTCTTGacagtgaaatgcaaaatttccCATCAGTCTACCTATGGGATCCATTTGGCTTAATTCCATGACATTACCTGGAAATCAGTAAAAGTGACTTCCCAAAGCTTTGAAAGATCATTTGCAGAGCTGGGTATGAGGAGTGCATCGTATCTCTGCAAGCTGCTGACATGTTCACAGTGGTAGGAGTAACTTGCCGGTGCATATATTCTGGTGGCATTAAACGTCGCTTGTATGGAGTGGTTGTAAAGAAGTTGCAGCCTGTGTAAACTGAACCAGTTCTGAACAGACAGCTGGTAATAACTGGTGGTTAATAAGAATCTGAAAATATTGTACAGGGAAAAAGATGATTAAGAAAGCAAGTCTAACTAAAAGCTGGAACTATTAAATTCATGTGTTGAACAATCTTAGAAGCAACACTGGTATTTCCAGAGTTTCATCCATTTATATCAGCGTGAGCCCTAGCTCCTTCTGTGGAGTCTGGAAAATGATTTGAGTTTCTTCACTGTTGCAGCTGAAGGAGTTTGCCGCTCTCTCACACAGTGAGAGGAAAGGTGAGGGATTTTTCCTAAATGACTGAGAAAAATAGATATGCAAAATTGGTATTGTACTTCCATCCaagatataaaatattatttatcaacgaatgctgttttcttcaatCACCAAGAAGCAAACATAAAGTAGGTCACAGTTTTTGCAGCAAAATTCCCAGACAAAAACGTAGCTAATTAGCAAGGTTTAGCAAAAATCTCAGACATGGGAAGATTCTATGCAAAAGAGATGGCCACAACTTTTCTCGTAAATAGAAAAGTCAACATAGAAGAAGAAATGCCTTTATAAAGCAAAGCAGGCAAATGAGAGACCTATTAAATGCGGGTGTCTTGATTATACAATCAACAGTTCTATCACATTATTTTTGCTTACACAAATTCATCTAAAACCAATTGCACAAGTAATTGCATAACAATGAATATTAACATGTGAttatctaatattttctttatcataTAAACTTACCTAATAACAAGTCCCTTTAGATTGCCAATGTCACCAAACTTCAGAGAAAGCCTAGGTCAAAGAGCAAGCAATGTCAGGCTAgataaaaacttcagaaatcttaagagaaaaaagcagcacaaaagaTTAAGCACACATGGAGCCTTTTGCTCAGTATACCTTTGAAgccagtgggaaaaaaacctgaaaggatTAAATCTTTCTCCAGTAGTTCAGCTGTTAATCTGAAGAAGACCTAGACTATCCATAAAAAACAGAATCGCATACTCAATTTTCAATGCAGCTCAATTCCACTGCTTCCAAAATTAGCTGACAATTACGTTCATTTGATCTGCGTTCTCCTTCTCAAGCCATGATATCTTAGTCACGAATCACCTCTGTATGTTgttagaaaatgtaaatagcCACATTATTCTCATCTTCTTAGATACTATGGCATGACAAATGCAGATGACATTTGAGTTCAAATTCCACATTTGCATCATTACAGCAATATAAACACACTGACTGTGAGGTAGCTCTACAAAGCTTATGTGTGGTGAGCATGGGCACCTGAAGTTTACTAAAGTGAAAGGCCCTAGCAGGTTAACTGTAAACTAATGCATACTCTACCTTCTACCATCTCTGGAATTAATGCATTGTAGCACTGCATGCTTAAGTGGTATACGTTTTTGTGGCTTAACAGTCATATTTTGCCTCACTGTTGATGTAACATTTTCAGACTAAGCTAGAGACAAAACATAGTGAAACCACGCAGCATCTGAAAGGCTTCTGAACctaaagctgaagaaaataaaaaaccaaaaaaaccagctaGCCCTGTGATTTCATACAAGATCTAATTCTTTTTGTACCTTGACTAATGGTGGTCCAATAAGCCAGGACACTGAATATAGACTAACCCTCACTTTATTACAAAGGGAAATCATAGACAGTTGAGGATTAGACACAGGTGAATACAGCTTTAAACTCAGTGGCCTAATCCAGAAGTTGatgcataaaaaaacccccacagatTGGATTATTATATTCATATAGCAAATACATATATGTTCAgtgccaaatattttttcctagctCCAGCTACTTTACTTTGATTGGACAGTATAAAGCAACTCAAAAGCTGACCTAAAGCCACACAGAGTATCGTCTTAACAAAGAaggctggagaaggaagaagtttAAGGGATTTTTCTGGGGTGAAAAAAACTGCGCAATGCATCATGCAAGCACTCAGCCATCAACTGGCATAATTTAGGTCAGTCCTTAAACATAAGATTACAGAGCAACATTCAAGccagtt
Coding sequences:
- the LOC104643169 gene encoding V-type proton ATPase subunit S1-like protein — its product is MEGNAALRFLLLFLHVGFAVSVEQMIATADGSSRVFSDQDSLQRNGRLYDGGVKPKFNVNQVAITQVVSYNLSRKGQWERGSWRPFTHSHYSPLNVTVNGIPCILFWAKRIMIKFENHTQLDLTEKTFGVHATVDVGDSNCSEDSAMLSLKFGDIGNLKGLVIRFLLTTSYYQLSVQNWFSLHRLQLLYNHSIQATFNATRIYAPASYSYHCEHVSSLQRYDALLIPSSANDLSKLWEVTFTDFQIQGFNIQEGHFAYAKDCASFFSPAILMGLVMSLILLLVLAYALHMLIHLKSLDRHYECKASPAYFAQMKDNDMGDEKEPLRSGGNESYELRNQQFCKIYI